The Flaviramulus sp. BrNp1-15 genome has a window encoding:
- the hpf gene encoding ribosome hibernation-promoting factor, HPF/YfiA family has protein sequence MTVNIQYVDVDVSEALSTYTNGKLEKLSNKYEFLINAQVYFKKEENEHDKGKICNIELSLPGPRIFATSNEKNYEMAVKETINDIERQLKKRKQVFKPY, from the coding sequence ATGACAGTAAACATTCAATATGTAGATGTAGATGTGAGTGAAGCACTTTCAACTTACACTAATGGTAAACTAGAAAAATTATCTAATAAGTATGAATTTTTAATAAATGCACAAGTGTATTTTAAAAAGGAAGAAAACGAACATGATAAAGGTAAAATATGTAACATAGAATTGAGCTTACCCGGACCAAGAATTTTTGCCACATCCAATGAAAAGAATTATGAAATGGCAGTTAAAGAAACTATAAACGATATAGAACGCCAACTTAAAAAGCGTAAGCAAGTTTTTAAGCCTTATTAA
- the rlmH gene encoding 23S rRNA (pseudouridine(1915)-N(3))-methyltransferase RlmH, producing MTIKLIAIGKTDNKQLISLIDDYKKRLSYYIKFNLEIIPDIKNSKNLSEVQQKQKEGELILNKINNTDVLILLDENGKQLDSVGFSSYLQKHMNSGIKQLVFVIGGPYGFSEEVYKKANGKISLSKMTFSHQMIRLFFIEQLYRGFTILKNEPYHHR from the coding sequence ATGACTATTAAACTTATTGCAATAGGAAAAACTGATAATAAGCAACTTATATCATTAATTGATGATTATAAGAAGCGTTTGAGTTATTACATTAAATTTAATTTAGAAATTATTCCTGATATAAAAAATTCTAAAAACTTAAGTGAAGTTCAACAGAAACAAAAAGAAGGCGAGCTTATTTTGAATAAAATTAACAATACTGATGTTTTAATTTTATTAGATGAAAACGGAAAGCAATTAGATTCTGTAGGGTTTTCATCATATTTACAAAAACATATGAATTCTGGAATAAAACAATTGGTTTTTGTTATTGGTGGGCCTTATGGTTTTTCTGAAGAGGTTTATAAAAAAGCAAATGGAAAAATATCATTATCTAAAATGACATTTTCCCATCAAATGATTCGCTTATTTTTTATTGAACAACTTTATAGAGGCTTCACTATTTTAAAAAATGAACCCTACCACCATCGTTAA
- the nadC gene encoding carboxylating nicotinate-nucleotide diphosphorylase: MITQEQFDTEVKMIISNAIREDVGDGDHSSLACIPENARGKAKLLVKDKGIIGGVNFAKKVFAYVDKNLKLDVRIEDGTEVSFGDIVMYVEGSSQSILKAERTVLNAMQRMSAIATKTRMFVDLVEGTKTKILDTRKTTPGIRVLEKWAVKIGGGENHRFALYDMIMLKDNHIDFAGGITKAIELTKQYLKDTGKDLDIMVEARNLIEVEEILQNDGVYRILLDNFDYEDTRKAVKLIGNKCLTESSGNINETTIRHYAECGVNYISCGALTHSVHNMDLSLKAIK; this comes from the coding sequence ATGATTACACAGGAGCAATTTGACACCGAGGTAAAAATGATAATTTCTAATGCCATTAGAGAAGATGTTGGAGATGGCGATCATAGTTCTTTAGCCTGTATTCCTGAAAATGCCAGAGGAAAAGCTAAACTTTTAGTTAAGGATAAAGGTATTATTGGAGGGGTTAATTTTGCTAAAAAAGTTTTTGCCTACGTTGATAAAAATTTAAAATTAGATGTGCGTATTGAAGACGGTACCGAAGTATCTTTTGGAGATATTGTAATGTATGTTGAAGGGTCTTCGCAATCTATATTAAAAGCAGAGCGTACAGTACTAAACGCTATGCAACGTATGAGTGCCATAGCAACAAAAACCAGAATGTTTGTAGATTTAGTTGAAGGCACAAAAACTAAAATTTTAGATACTCGTAAAACAACTCCAGGTATTCGTGTGTTAGAAAAATGGGCTGTTAAAATTGGAGGAGGAGAAAACCATAGATTTGCACTATACGATATGATTATGCTAAAAGATAACCATATTGATTTTGCAGGAGGTATCACTAAAGCTATAGAGTTAACTAAGCAATATTTAAAAGATACTGGTAAAGATTTAGATATAATGGTTGAAGCTAGAAATTTAATAGAAGTAGAAGAGATTTTACAAAACGATGGCGTTTATAGAATTTTACTAGATAATTTTGATTATGAAGACACAAGAAAAGCGGTTAAACTAATCGGAAATAAGTGTCTTACAGAATCTTCAGGAAATATAAACGAAACAACCATTAGACATTATGCAGAATGTGGTGTTAATTATATTTCATGTGGAGCATTAACGCACTCTGTACATAACATGGATTTAAGTTTAAAAGCTATTAAGTAG
- a CDS encoding YihY/virulence factor BrkB family protein encodes MTKPIEDKLDKIPVINVLVRFLKQIKLPGLEGLSFYDLIELYITGIVRGALTTRASAIAFSFFTAIFPFLLFVIIVIPYIPINNFQIEFEQFLNSFLPPQTSEFFFENIFRDISSNSGGGLISSVFLLSIFLMANGVNAVFSGFESSYHRQLYRNVFKQYMYALGIALILAFLVLLTVAIFGYFQIYVIQPLYENFSGEVFQKNDQGLGWIIFAKYLFFVFMVYIATATLYYFGTKEGKHSKFFSIGALFTTLLIILTSYLFGIYIENFSQYNKLYGSIGALLILLFYLWMNSNILLLGYELNASLNKLRKTR; translated from the coding sequence ATGACTAAACCCATTGAAGACAAACTAGACAAAATCCCGGTAATTAATGTCTTGGTGCGGTTTTTAAAGCAAATTAAATTACCTGGTCTTGAAGGTTTATCTTTTTACGATTTAATAGAACTTTACATTACTGGTATTGTAAGAGGTGCCCTAACTACTCGGGCTAGTGCTATTGCTTTTAGTTTTTTTACTGCTATTTTTCCTTTTTTGTTGTTTGTAATTATTGTTATTCCCTACATACCAATTAATAATTTTCAGATTGAATTTGAACAATTTCTAAATTCATTTTTGCCACCTCAAACCTCAGAATTCTTTTTTGAAAATATATTTAGAGATATAAGTAGTAATAGCGGAGGTGGACTTATATCTTCAGTATTCTTGCTTTCCATCTTTTTAATGGCAAATGGTGTAAATGCTGTGTTTTCAGGTTTTGAAAGTTCTTATCATAGACAATTATACCGAAATGTATTTAAGCAGTATATGTATGCGTTAGGAATAGCTTTAATATTAGCATTTTTGGTGTTATTAACAGTTGCTATATTTGGGTATTTTCAAATCTATGTCATTCAACCATTATATGAGAATTTTAGTGGCGAAGTTTTCCAAAAAAACGACCAAGGATTAGGTTGGATAATTTTTGCAAAATATCTCTTTTTCGTGTTTATGGTTTATATAGCAACGGCTACGTTGTATTATTTTGGTACTAAAGAAGGTAAACATTCTAAATTTTTCTCTATAGGTGCTTTATTTACTACACTTCTCATCATATTAACATCGTATTTGTTTGGTATTTATATTGAAAACTTTAGTCAGTATAACAAGCTTTATGGTTCCATTGGAGCGCTTTTAATTTTGTTATTTTATTTATGGATGAATTCTAATATTTTATTATTAGGATATGAACTAAATGCTTCTTTAAATAAACTACGAAAAACACGTTAG
- the priA gene encoding primosomal protein N', with the protein MQYFIDVIIPVPLQKLFTYKITLAESDFLKSGMRVAVPFGKSKIYTGIVFKIHNDAPTAYEAKEIHQILDDSSIVNEIQLQLWQWISKYYMCTLGDVLRAALPNAFILESETVITKNKDEIDESILKDDEFLVYEALHHQSSLKIHDISNILDKKNVLPVIKRLIEKEAILVEEEVYEKYKPKLVRYVKLHSNFSSEKALQNLLEDLGRAHKQKEVVLSLFSISAKTKKPVKVSDLSNESGASPAIIKALIDKGVLEEYHIQTDRVEYSGEDNEDSKTLNEYQEKALSDIQSSFQNHNVTLLHGVTSSGKTEIYVKLIENALNNNKQVLYLLPEIALTTQLVTRLQNYFGEKVAIFHSKYSSYERVEVWNNVLQNSAKAQIVLGARSSIFLPFNNLGLIIVDEEHEQSFKQFDPAPRYHARDTAVVLANMHQSKILLGSATPSLESYFNAKQNKYGFVELMHRYNNVLMPDIELVDIKDKLKKKRMKGHFSDRLIEEMTETLNDGHQIILFQNRRGFSPIIECKTCGHSPQCPNCDVSLTYHQYRNQLRCHYCGYNSAMMQDCMACGSQDLDNKGFGTEQIEEEVKTLFPDYKVARMDLDTTRGKYGYEKIITALEQQEIDILVGTQMLTKGLDFRNVKLVGIMNADNMLNFPDFRAHERSFQLMLQVSGRAGRTEERGKVLIQTYNPHHNILQQVSTNNYMDMFNEQMNDRYNYKYPPVYKQIKITLKHKDYNRVETASIWFAKSLRQVFKENVLGPESPPIARIRNQFHKNILVKIPKDQSLSKTKEAIIKINNSFSSVKDFRSVRVILNVDNF; encoded by the coding sequence ATGCAGTATTTCATTGATGTTATTATACCTGTTCCGCTTCAAAAGTTATTTACATATAAAATAACTCTAGCTGAATCCGATTTTTTAAAATCAGGAATGCGTGTTGCTGTGCCTTTCGGTAAATCTAAAATCTACACAGGCATTGTTTTTAAAATTCATAATGATGCACCAACGGCTTACGAAGCTAAAGAAATTCATCAAATTTTAGATGATTCATCTATTGTAAATGAAATTCAATTGCAGTTATGGCAATGGATTTCTAAATATTACATGTGTACATTGGGCGATGTGCTGCGAGCAGCATTACCTAATGCTTTTATTCTAGAAAGTGAAACTGTAATTACTAAAAATAAAGATGAAATTGATGAGTCTATTTTAAAAGACGATGAGTTTTTGGTTTACGAAGCATTACACCATCAATCATCTTTAAAAATTCATGATATCTCAAATATTCTCGATAAAAAGAATGTGCTTCCTGTAATTAAAAGGCTTATTGAAAAAGAAGCTATTTTAGTTGAAGAAGAGGTTTACGAGAAGTATAAACCAAAGTTAGTGCGTTATGTGAAGTTACATTCGAATTTTTCTTCAGAAAAAGCACTGCAAAACTTATTAGAAGATTTAGGTAGAGCGCATAAACAAAAAGAAGTTGTATTAAGCTTATTTTCAATTTCTGCAAAAACAAAAAAACCTGTAAAAGTTTCAGATTTATCTAATGAAAGTGGAGCGTCTCCAGCAATTATAAAGGCTTTGATTGATAAAGGTGTTCTGGAAGAATATCATATCCAAACAGATCGCGTTGAGTATTCGGGTGAGGATAACGAAGATTCAAAAACACTAAACGAGTATCAAGAAAAGGCTTTAAGCGACATACAAAGTTCTTTTCAAAACCATAATGTAACGTTGCTTCATGGTGTAACCTCTTCTGGTAAAACTGAAATTTATGTGAAGCTTATTGAAAATGCTTTAAACAATAATAAACAAGTGTTGTATTTGCTTCCGGAAATAGCTTTAACAACACAATTGGTTACAAGGCTTCAGAACTATTTTGGAGAAAAAGTGGCTATTTTTCACTCAAAGTATTCCTCTTATGAACGTGTTGAGGTTTGGAATAACGTTTTGCAAAATTCCGCGAAAGCACAAATAGTTTTAGGAGCACGTTCATCTATTTTTTTACCATTTAATAATTTAGGATTAATAATCGTTGATGAAGAGCATGAACAATCGTTTAAGCAGTTTGATCCTGCTCCTCGATATCATGCGCGAGATACTGCCGTTGTTTTAGCAAATATGCACCAATCAAAAATACTCTTAGGTTCTGCAACACCAAGTTTAGAGAGTTATTTTAACGCTAAGCAAAACAAATATGGTTTTGTTGAATTAATGCATCGTTATAATAATGTTTTGATGCCAGATATTGAATTGGTTGATATTAAAGATAAGCTTAAAAAGAAACGCATGAAAGGGCATTTTAGCGATAGACTTATCGAGGAAATGACTGAAACGTTAAACGATGGGCATCAAATAATATTATTTCAAAATAGACGTGGATTTTCACCCATAATTGAATGTAAAACATGTGGACATTCACCACAATGTCCAAATTGTGATGTAAGTTTAACATATCATCAATATAGAAATCAATTACGTTGCCATTATTGTGGATACAATTCTGCAATGATGCAAGATTGTATGGCTTGTGGTAGTCAGGATTTGGATAATAAAGGTTTTGGTACCGAGCAAATTGAAGAAGAGGTAAAAACATTGTTTCCAGACTATAAAGTGGCTAGAATGGATTTAGATACGACTCGCGGTAAATATGGCTACGAAAAGATAATTACAGCTTTAGAGCAACAGGAAATAGATATTTTAGTTGGTACACAAATGCTAACTAAAGGTTTAGACTTTAGAAATGTGAAGTTGGTGGGAATAATGAATGCAGATAATATGTTAAACTTTCCAGATTTTAGAGCTCACGAACGTAGTTTTCAACTCATGTTGCAAGTATCGGGTAGAGCAGGACGTACCGAAGAGCGTGGTAAGGTGTTAATTCAAACATATAATCCACATCACAATATATTACAACAAGTATCTACCAATAATTATATGGATATGTTTAACGAGCAAATGAACGATCGATATAATTATAAATACCCACCTGTTTACAAGCAGATAAAAATTACATTAAAGCATAAAGATTATAACAGAGTTGAAACAGCATCTATATGGTTTGCAAAATCTTTAAGGCAAGTATTTAAAGAAAATGTATTAGGGCCAGAATCTCCACCAATAGCTAGAATTAGAAATCAATTTCATAAAAATATTCTAGTAAAGATTCCTAAAGACCAATCTTTATCAAAAACAAAAGAAGCTATTATTAAAATAAACAATAGCTTCTCTAGTGTAAAAGATTTTCGGTCGGTTAGGGTAATTCTAAATGTCGATAACTTTTAA
- a CDS encoding LytTR family DNA-binding domain-containing protein — MTLNCVVVDDSAIQRLSIVKLVENHPSLNLIAEYSSALETKNGLNTHQVDLIFLDIEMPVLNGFELLDVLNKKPQIIFVTGKTEYAFKAFNYDATDYLHKPITRERFNTSVDKALEQHRLTLDFNEEEGEHIFVKSNLKKRKVYIKDIKWIEALGDYVKLVTEENSLVVLSTMKAFEAELPEGKFLRIHKSYIVNLDKIDRFNSKNVEVGAYEIPLSRNKKTQLVDALNNI; from the coding sequence ATGACTTTAAACTGTGTAGTAGTAGACGATTCAGCAATACAACGCCTCTCTATTGTTAAGTTAGTCGAGAATCACCCTTCTCTAAACCTTATAGCAGAGTATAGTAGTGCTTTAGAAACTAAGAATGGTTTAAATACGCATCAAGTTGATTTAATTTTTTTAGACATTGAAATGCCAGTGCTAAACGGATTTGAACTTTTAGACGTATTAAACAAAAAACCCCAAATTATATTTGTAACTGGTAAAACGGAATATGCGTTTAAAGCATTTAACTATGATGCTACCGATTATTTACACAAGCCAATTACAAGAGAACGTTTTAACACCTCTGTAGACAAGGCTTTAGAACAACATAGATTAACCTTAGACTTTAATGAAGAAGAAGGTGAACATATATTTGTGAAGAGTAATCTTAAAAAACGTAAAGTTTACATTAAAGATATTAAGTGGATTGAAGCCCTTGGTGATTATGTAAAATTAGTTACTGAAGAAAACAGCTTAGTAGTATTATCTACAATGAAAGCTTTTGAAGCTGAATTACCTGAAGGCAAATTTTTAAGAATTCATAAATCTTATATAGTGAATCTTGATAAGATAGACAGATTCAACAGTAAAAATGTTGAAGTTGGCGCTTACGAAATTCCTTTAAGTAGAAACAAAAAAACCCAACTAGTTGATGCTTTAAATAATATTTAA
- the rpsF gene encoding 30S ribosomal protein S6: protein MNHYETVFILNPVLSEDQIKETVKKYEDFLVSNGAKMVAKEDWGLKKLAYPIQNKKSGFYHLFEYTVPGEVINALELEFRRDERFMRYLTVALDKHAISWAERRREKLKVKA from the coding sequence ATGAATCATTATGAAACTGTTTTCATCTTAAATCCCGTTTTATCTGAAGATCAGATAAAGGAAACAGTAAAGAAATACGAAGATTTTCTTGTTTCTAACGGCGCTAAGATGGTAGCAAAAGAAGATTGGGGGCTAAAAAAATTAGCATACCCAATACAAAACAAGAAAAGTGGTTTTTATCACTTATTTGAATACACCGTACCAGGTGAGGTAATTAATGCTTTAGAATTAGAGTTTAGACGTGATGAGCGTTTCATGCGTTATTTAACAGTCGCGTTAGATAAGCACGCTATTTCATGGGCAGAGAGAAGAAGAGAAAAACTTAAAGTAAAAGCTTAA
- the rpsR gene encoding 30S ribosomal protein S18 gives MSSIEQQSKGKKDGEIRYLTPLNIETNKQKKYCRFKKSGIKYIDYKDPDFLLKFVNEQGKILPRRLTGTSLKYQRKVSVAVKRARHLALMPYVADLLK, from the coding sequence ATGTCATCAATAGAACAACAGTCAAAAGGAAAAAAAGACGGTGAAATTAGATATTTAACGCCGCTTAACATTGAAACTAATAAGCAAAAGAAATATTGTCGTTTCAAAAAATCTGGAATTAAATATATAGATTATAAAGATCCAGATTTCTTATTAAAGTTTGTAAACGAGCAAGGTAAAATTTTACCAAGACGTTTAACAGGAACTTCATTAAAGTATCAAAGAAAAGTGTCTGTAGCTGTAAAAAGAGCACGTCATTTAGCATTGATGCCTTATGTAGCAGATTTATTAAAATAA
- the rplI gene encoding 50S ribosomal protein L9, translated as MELILKQDVENLGFKDDVVTVKNGYGRNFLIPQGQAILATVSAKKVLAENLKQRAFKEKKIVDDANKIAEAIKALEIKIPAKVGVGDKLFGSVNNIDIAAALEKEGQEIDKKFITVTTVKRLGKYTAVVRLHREVSVDLEFEVIAQAN; from the coding sequence ATGGAACTTATATTAAAACAAGACGTTGAAAATTTAGGATTTAAAGACGATGTTGTAACAGTTAAGAACGGTTATGGTAGAAATTTTTTAATTCCTCAAGGACAAGCAATTTTAGCTACAGTATCTGCTAAAAAAGTATTAGCAGAAAACTTAAAGCAAAGAGCTTTTAAAGAAAAGAAAATAGTTGATGATGCTAATAAAATTGCAGAAGCAATCAAAGCATTAGAAATTAAAATACCAGCTAAAGTTGGTGTAGGCGATAAATTATTTGGATCTGTAAATAACATTGATATTGCAGCTGCTTTAGAAAAAGAAGGTCAAGAAATAGATAAAAAATTCATTACAGTTACTACTGTAAAGCGTTTAGGTAAATATACAGCAGTTGTACGTTTACACAGAGAAGTATCTGTTGACTTAGAGTTTGAAGTTATAGCACAAGCTAATTAA
- a CDS encoding TonB-dependent receptor, which produces MKKTSLVIFFLFFGLIAFSQVTTSNIKGLILDETSAPLPGANVVAIHTPTGTKYGAATNFDGRYNLLNLRVGGPYSITISYVGYKEQSYNDVYLTLGKTQNLDVTMVADSEQLDAVVIQGGQSTGTFGSDRTGAETSVGRRELTRLPTISRSAADFTRLEPTASGNSFGGRNDQYNNFSLDGAIFNNPFGLDAPTPGGQTDAQPISLDAIDQISVSTAPYDVTQSGFTGASVNAVTKSGTNEFHGTVYGFTRNESMTGKKIKGDEVTRPDLNQTQYGLSIGGPIVKNKLFFFANFEKDERDDLGTNGWVPNTGSGAINESRVSDTDLMAVQSALATLGYNTGAYQGFTYGSESTKGIVKLDWNVNDNNRLAIIYNWLDASKEKPAHPTAIQPRGPNFTTLQFENSGYQINNKLQSVQLELNSTLSESSTNKLQIGYTHFDDFRNPLSVPAPSFIIQDGAGLNYIIAGHEPFSINNTLDQKVFQFSNNLNIVKGDHNYTIGFSFEKFEFDNSFNLGVYGAAGVFFPQYGSVADFLADAGPGGGVATALSDATAAHNALEANGDGVAGGWALAETNVGQLAFYVQDEWNVNENFKLTYGVRFDKPLFFDSAQKAQELIDRNCCVDPSIPYYNPNNGETVFIDNTKMPNNDWLISPRIGFNYDVNGDDTFQLRGGSGLFTGRFPFVWLGNQIANPNSFFLTAVDPDYKFPQVWRTNIGADKRLENGLILTADVSFTKDINGAHVQNWGLRNPTGTLNAPGDNRPVYTSADVGNSAYIFTNSDKGRIWNASLKAQKTFDNGLYTMLAYSYLNAKDVNSIEAEITSDAFDFNPNLGNANDDVLSYSKYGDTHRFIGVASKKWSYGNDKWGTTLSTFFEYAQGGRFNYTYAGNINGDSSFQNNDLIYVPTSGEVQQMQFSGAGQAEAFEAYIQQDDYLSGRRGQYAERYGALAPWRGRWDIKFLQDYNIKVSDDKTNTIQFSIDILNFGNLLNSNWGVVEQPNNVSPISVDASGSTPVYTFNPSLTDTFGFDASLASRWQAQVGLRYIF; this is translated from the coding sequence ATGAAAAAAACAAGCCTAGTAATTTTCTTTTTATTTTTTGGTTTAATAGCTTTTTCACAAGTTACAACATCAAACATTAAAGGGTTAATTTTAGATGAAACTTCTGCGCCTCTTCCGGGTGCTAATGTAGTTGCAATTCATACTCCAACAGGAACGAAGTATGGAGCAGCAACAAACTTTGACGGTAGATATAACTTATTAAACCTAAGAGTTGGTGGACCTTACTCGATTACTATAAGTTATGTTGGTTACAAAGAGCAATCTTATAACGATGTGTATTTAACTTTAGGAAAAACACAAAACCTTGATGTAACAATGGTAGCAGATAGTGAACAACTTGATGCTGTAGTTATTCAAGGAGGACAAAGTACGGGTACTTTTGGAAGTGATAGAACCGGAGCCGAAACTAGTGTAGGAAGACGAGAACTTACGCGTTTACCAACAATATCTAGGTCTGCTGCAGATTTTACTAGATTAGAGCCTACAGCTAGTGGGAATTCTTTTGGGGGTAGAAACGATCAGTATAACAACTTCTCTTTAGATGGAGCGATTTTTAATAATCCTTTTGGATTGGATGCACCAACTCCTGGAGGACAAACAGATGCGCAGCCTATATCTTTAGATGCTATTGATCAAATTTCTGTTTCTACTGCACCTTATGATGTTACTCAATCTGGTTTTACAGGTGCATCTGTAAATGCTGTAACTAAAAGTGGTACAAATGAATTTCATGGTACAGTTTACGGATTTACTAGAAATGAATCTATGACTGGTAAAAAAATTAAAGGAGATGAAGTTACTAGACCAGATTTAAACCAAACACAATACGGGTTGAGTATTGGTGGACCAATTGTAAAAAATAAATTATTCTTTTTTGCAAATTTTGAAAAAGACGAAAGAGATGATTTAGGTACAAACGGTTGGGTACCAAATACAGGTTCTGGTGCTATAAATGAATCTAGAGTTTCAGATACAGATTTAATGGCTGTACAAAGCGCATTGGCTACTTTAGGATATAATACAGGAGCATATCAAGGATTTACTTATGGTTCAGAGTCAACAAAAGGTATCGTTAAGTTAGACTGGAATGTAAATGATAATAATAGATTAGCTATAATTTATAACTGGTTAGATGCTTCAAAAGAAAAGCCAGCACATCCAACAGCTATTCAACCAAGAGGGCCTAATTTTACAACTTTACAGTTTGAAAATTCTGGTTATCAAATAAATAATAAATTACAGTCTGTTCAACTTGAATTGAACTCTACATTATCAGAATCATCAACTAATAAATTGCAAATTGGATACACGCATTTTGATGATTTTAGAAATCCGTTGTCTGTTCCTGCGCCTTCATTTATTATTCAAGATGGTGCTGGTTTAAATTATATAATTGCTGGTCACGAACCATTTTCAATTAATAATACATTAGATCAAAAAGTTTTCCAATTTTCAAACAATTTAAATATTGTTAAAGGAGATCATAATTATACAATTGGTTTTTCTTTTGAAAAATTTGAGTTCGATAACTCTTTTAATTTAGGAGTTTATGGTGCTGCTGGTGTTTTCTTCCCACAATACGGAAGTGTTGCCGATTTCTTAGCCGATGCTGGTCCAGGAGGAGGAGTAGCAACCGCACTTAGTGATGCTACTGCGGCTCATAACGCTCTAGAAGCGAATGGTGATGGTGTTGCAGGTGGTTGGGCGCTTGCTGAAACTAATGTTGGTCAACTTGCTTTTTATGTTCAAGACGAGTGGAACGTAAATGAAAACTTTAAACTAACTTACGGTGTGCGTTTTGATAAACCATTATTTTTTGACTCAGCTCAAAAAGCACAAGAACTTATAGATAGAAACTGTTGTGTAGACCCTAGTATTCCTTACTATAATCCAAATAATGGAGAAACGGTATTTATAGATAATACTAAAATGCCAAATAACGACTGGTTAATTTCTCCAAGAATCGGTTTTAACTATGATGTTAATGGAGATGATACGTTTCAATTACGTGGAGGTTCAGGTTTATTTACAGGACGTTTCCCATTTGTGTGGTTAGGAAACCAAATTGCAAATCCTAATTCATTTTTCTTAACAGCAGTAGATCCAGATTATAAATTCCCACAAGTTTGGAGAACTAACATTGGTGCAGATAAACGTTTAGAAAATGGTTTAATCTTAACAGCAGATGTATCTTTTACTAAAGATATTAATGGAGCTCATGTACAAAACTGGGGGTTAAGAAATCCAACAGGAACATTAAATGCGCCAGGAGATAATAGACCGGTTTATACAAGTGCAGATGTAGGAAATAGTGCTTATATATTTACTAATTCTGATAAAGGACGTATTTGGAATGCTTCTTTAAAAGCACAAAAAACGTTCGATAACGGTTTGTATACAATGCTTGCTTATAGTTACTTAAATGCTAAAGATGTAAACTCTATTGAGGCAGAAATTACAAGTGACGCATTCGATTTTAATCCAAACTTAGGAAATGCTAATGACGATGTTTTATCATATTCTAAATATGGAGATACACACCGTTTTATTGGTGTAGCTAGTAAAAAATGGAGTTATGGAAACGATAAATGGGGAACCACTTTATCAACTTTCTTTGAATATGCTCAAGGAGGACGTTTTAATTATACATATGCTGGTAATATAAACGGAGATAGTTCTTTCCAAAATAACGATCTTATTTATGTACCAACTTCTGGAGAAGTACAACAAATGCAATTTTCTGGAGCAGGACAAGCAGAGGCATTCGAAGCTTATATTCAACAAGATGATTATTTAAGTGGAAGAAGAGGTCAATATGCAGAGCGCTATGGTGCTTTAGCTCCTTGGAGAGGTCGTTGGGATATTAAGTTTTTACAAGACTATAACATTAAAGTATCTGATGATAAAACCAATACGATTCAATTTAGTATTGATATCTTGAATTTTGGAAACTTATTAAACTCTAATTGGGGAGTTGTAGAACAACCTAACAATGTGTCTCCAATTTCGGTTGATGCTTCAGGAAGTACTCCAGTGTATACTTTTAATCCTAGTTTAACTGATACTTTTGGTTTTGATGCAAGTTTAGCATCAAGATGGCAAGCTCAAGTAGGTTTACGTTATATTTTCTAA
- a CDS encoding DUF6495 family protein, which translates to MKYRRLTKEQFEELHQEFINFLATQSITHEEWTNLKVNKPELAETELDVFSDLIWEGVLNKAEYLEHISPQHMYLFHLDEDKMHALVVNLKNDVDITTTEGYNWLRENLMDENVEFLQADKEYTEDKNLDKFTMIEQGAVITKGDLYKYFDKLIN; encoded by the coding sequence ATGAAGTATAGAAGACTTACAAAAGAACAATTTGAAGAATTACATCAGGAATTTATTAACTTTTTGGCTACACAATCTATAACACATGAAGAGTGGACAAATTTAAAAGTTAACAAACCAGAATTAGCCGAAACAGAGTTGGATGTATTTAGCGATTTAATTTGGGAAGGTGTTTTAAATAAAGCAGAATATTTAGAGCATATTTCGCCCCAGCATATGTATTTATTTCATTTAGATGAAGATAAAATGCATGCTTTAGTTGTTAATTTAAAAAACGATGTAGATATTACTACAACTGAAGGTTATAATTGGTTGCGTGAAAATTTGATGGATGAAAATGTAGAATTTTTGCAAGCCGATAAAGAGTATACCGAAGATAAGAACTTAGATAAATTCACAATGATTGAGCAAGGTGCAGTTATTACCAAAGGCGATTTATATAAGTATTTTGATAAGTTGATAAATTAG